ACGAGAACCTCGCCGAGGCGACCCGGATCGCCGACCTCGAGATCACCGCGCACGAAAAACTCCGGAAACTGATCGAACTGCAGATCACCTCTTATGAAGTGAACTACCCGTATGTGTACGTTTACATTCAAGAGGACATGGGGAAAGTCGCGTTCCAGTCGACGCCGTGGGCCAAGGAGATGGTCCGCAAGACCCGCCGGTTCGAAGCGATCGTCACCGAGGTCATCACCGCCGGGGTCCGCGGCGGGGAGTTCCGCGGCGATCTCGCCGTGCCGGTGGTGGTGAAGGCCCTCTTCGGCATGATCAACTGGACCTACCGGTGGTTCCGGCCGGGCGACCGCAAATACAGCGCCCAGCAGACCATCGACACCTTCTCGGCGATCTTCTTCGACGGCCTGCACCACCACGGCTGACCCGCGGCGATGCCCGGCGAGCGACGCGCGCCCGCCGGGCATCCGGCTCAGCGCGGCAGGTCGGCGGGCGCGGGATCCGCGCCGGGCCAGCGGGCCCGGTTCGGCGCGGTCAGCGAGGTGCCGACCTCGTCCCACGGTCCGACATGGATGATCGCCATCTCCCGGGTCTTGATCTGCCAGCCCTCGGCGGTGCGCACGTAGGTGTCGTAGTAGCGCACCGCGCCGTACACCGTGGTGCCGCCTCGCGCGAGTTCCAGATGCGCCCCGACGACACCGTCGGCGTGGTCGTCGTCGGTGAAGGTGAGCAGCGTGGTGTTCTGCGTGTGCACCGTGACGCCCATGTTCTGCCGGTCGGCCTGGATGAACTTCACGACGGACTCGCGGTCGTCGCCGCCCGGGAACGCGCCCGCCGAGAACGAGCCGTCCTCGGCGAAGGACGCGCCGAGCGTCTCCCAGTCGTCGTCATCCGCGGCCAGGAAATACTTGAGTACCAGGTCTTCGATGGCGGCCCGGTCCTCCAGGCGACTTACGCTCGCGTAGATACCGTCGTGATGCCGCTCACCGCAGAGCGAAAGGGGTGCCATGATCGAGCTGGAGTCCGTCACCGGTGATCCGGTGCAGCTGCGCCGTGCCTACGGGTGTTTCCCGAGCGGGGTCACCGCGGTGTGCGCGTGGGCGGGCGGGGTCCCGGTGGGGATCGCCGCGAGTTCCTTCACCTCGGTGTCGGTGGATCCGCCACTGGTCTCCCTGTGCGTGCAGAACTCTTCGACGACCTGGCCGCGGCTGCGCACGGCGCCGCGGCTCGGGGTCAGCGTGCTCGGCCAGGACCAGAACGGCGCGGTCGCCTGGCTGGACTGCTCGATCCACTCGGAGGTCCCCGCCGGGGACCACGCGATCGTCCTGCTGCGGATCCACGCACTGCGTGCCGAACCGGACGACGCGCCGCTGGTGTTCCACGGCAGCCGGTTCCGGCAGCTGGCGGCGGTCTGAAATGGACCCGATCGAATACGCGCTGGCCGAACTCGCCCGTGGCCGCCCGGTCGTGGTGGCCGACGGCGAGGATCGGGAGAACGAAGGCGACCTGATCGTGGCCGCCGACCGGGTCACGACCGAGACGATGGCCTTCATCGTGCGGCACAGCAGTGGTTTCGTCTGCGTCGCGTTGCCGGACGCGGAGTGTGCCCGCCTGGCGCTGCCGCCGATGTACCACTCGAACAACGACCATTTCGGCACCGCCTACCGGGTCACCGTGGACGCGGCGTCCGGCGTCAGCACCGGCATTTCGGCCCGGGACCGTGCGCGCACCGCGCGGGTGCTGGCCGACCCGGCGACCCGGCCGGGCGATCTGACCCGTCCCGGGCACGTGGTGCCGCTGGCCGCCCGTCCGGGCGGCGTGCTCGAACGGCCCGGCCACACCGAGGCCGCCGTGGACCTCGCGCGGCTTGCCGGGCTCCGGCCGGCGGGTGTGCTGTGCGAGGTGGTCAGCGAGCGTGACCCGAGCCGGATGGCCCGGCGTCCGGAGCTGGCGGCGTTCGCGGCCGAGCACGGTCTTGCGTTGATCACCATCGACAGCCTCGTCGCGTTCCGCCGGGCTACCGAGGCGGCGGCCGAGCGGGTTGTCGGTGTGCGCCTGCCCACCGGGTCCGGGGTACTGCGGACAGTCGGCTACCGGGGGCTGCCCGACGGTGCCGAGCACGTGGCGCTGGTGGCCGGCGCGAGTGACGGCCGGGACATTCCGGTACACGTTCACGTGGAGTGCGTGCCTGGCGACGTCTTCGGGTCGAATGGCTGTGACTGCGCCGCGCGGCTCGATGCCGCGGTGCGGGAGGTGACCGCGGCCCGGCGGGGAATCGTCGTCTACTTGCGACCCCGCGTCGGCGATCCGCTGCGGGGCCTGTTCGACGAGCGGCACCGGGTGGGCTGCGGCCCTGCGGAACTGGCGGTGGCGGCGTCGATCCTGACCGATCTCGGCGTGACGTCTTTGCGGCACCTGCAGAACCCGGTCGCGGTCCGGGGCGGTCTCGACGCCGCCTTCGCCGCCGCCGTCCGCCGGGAGGCCGCCGAGGCACCGGGCGCGGTCGCGTGAGCGGTGGTCGTCCCCCGAATTCTCAGATCAGCAAGGAGTACAGGTGAAATTCAGCCTCATGCAGACCGGCGTCATCGGCCGCCGGCACGAACTCGAAGCCGGGATGGCGGGCCAGCGGCCCGAGCTGTACCAACGCTTTCTCGAAGAGATGCGGGGATACATCCGGCTCGCGGACGAACTCGGCTACGACGCCTACTGCTCGCCCGAGCACCACTTGCAGATCGAGGGTTTCGAGATCACCAACCACCCCGGCATGCTCGGTGCCTACGTCGGGCTGCACGCCAAACGGCTGAAGGCCGGGCTGCTGGGATACGTGCTGCCTACGCACAATCCGGTGCGCGTCGCCGAGGAGATCGCCACCCTCGATCACATGCTGCAGGGCCGGCTGATCGTCGGATTCACGCGCGGATACCACGCCCGCTGGGTCGACGCCTACGCTTCCTTTCGCGGGGTCGGCGCCACGAACGTGCAGCACGCGAAGGCCAAGAACGAGCAGGACGCGATCAACCGGGAGATCTTCGAGGAGTCCGTCCAGATCGTGAAGCAGGCGTGGGAGAACTCCACCTTCTCCCACAAGGGGAAGTACTGGGAATACCCGCCGGCGGGTGGCTCCGCCGGACACCCGGGTTACGCGGAATTCGGTGCCGGGCAGGACGAGAACGGCATCGTGCGGGAGATCGGCATCGCGCCGAGGCCCTTCACCAATCCGCATCCCAAGGTCTACGGCGCGTTCGCCTACTCCATGCGAACCGTGGACATGTGGGCTCGCGAAGGCGGGAAACAGATCGTGTTCGCCAACGATCTCGACTTCTGCGAGGCGCTGTGGAAGCGCTACGCCGAGACCGCGCGGAAGGCCGGCCGCGACGTGCCGCGCGAGGAGATCGGGGCGTGGGGCGGCTTTCTCATCCTGACCGATTCAAAGGAGGAGGCCCAGGCGCTGGAGGCCGAGCACCGCTGGTTCTGGGAGAAGTGGTTCATCCCGCACGGCCAGCAGTTCCCCAACGTGCTGATCGGCACCCCGGACGACATCTCCCGCCAGATCGAACAGGCCCACGACCGCCTCGGCTTCACCGAGTGCTTCCTGATGTTCGGCCAGGGGCACCTCGAACCCGGCCGGCAGAACGAGGAACTCGTCCGGTTCGCCGAAGAGGTCGCGCCGCGGTTCGCCACCAAGGATCCGGACGGGACGCTGGCCTGAGCCCGTCCGCGCGCCGGGTGAGATTCGGGAGGTGCCACCGACTTCCAGCGAGAGCAACGAAAAGCGGCCGTCGGCCGGTGTCCGTACCCATCAGGAAATCGCGAGTTCACGGGAGAACACGAGATCATGAAGTGTGGCATATTCCACGTTCCGTACATGAAGCCGAGCCGCTCCCCGCGGGAAGTCTTCGACTATTCGGTGCTGATCGCGCGCGAAGCCGATCAGGCCGGGTTCGCCGATTTCATGATCGGTGAGCACGCAACGCAGGCCTGGGAGAGCGTGCCCAACCCGGAGATCGTCATCGGCGCCTGCGCCCGCGAGACCGAGCGCATGCGGTTCGCGCCGATGGCGCACCTGCTCGGGCTGCACAACCCGGGTTCGCTGGCGATCCAGGTCGGCTGGCTGTCCCAGGTGCTGGAGGGCCGGTACTTCCTCGGCGTCGGACCGGGTGCCTACCCGCGCGACGCGATCCTGCGTGGCCAGCCCGAAGACCTCTCCGAAGCCCGCCCGCGGCGGGACGAGGCGCTGAACATCATGGAGAAGATCTGGGCGCGCAAGCCGTTTCGCCACGAGGGTGAGTTCTTCACCGCCGGGTTCCCGGAGGAGAACGAGGCGGACGAGGCCGGCGGCGAGTACCACATGATGCCGGACTTCTCCCCGTGGCAGGGCCCGGAGAACCTGGAAATCGCGATGACCGCGTTGTCCTTCGGTTCGGCGTCGATGAAATACTGCGGTGCCAACAACTTCTCGCCGATCTCGTTCTTCGGCGGGCTGGAAGTC
This Amycolatopsis sulphurea DNA region includes the following protein-coding sequences:
- a CDS encoding TetR/AcrR family transcriptional regulator, whose translation is MAQRRRSAQAEGSPAYLAKRSELLEIAGDVFKEKGFEAATLNDIATRFGTDRAAIYYYFGSKDELFQEVFQATAKTVLDENLAEATRIADLEITAHEKLRKLIELQITSYEVNYPYVYVYIQEDMGKVAFQSTPWAKEMVRKTRRFEAIVTEVITAGVRGGEFRGDLAVPVVVKALFGMINWTYRWFRPGDRKYSAQQTIDTFSAIFFDGLHHHG
- a CDS encoding nuclear transport factor 2 family protein: MTDSSSIMAPLSLCGERHHDGIYASVSRLEDRAAIEDLVLKYFLAADDDDWETLGASFAEDGSFSAGAFPGGDDRESVVKFIQADRQNMGVTVHTQNTTLLTFTDDDHADGVVGAHLELARGGTTVYGAVRYYDTYVRTAEGWQIKTREMAIIHVGPWDEVGTSLTAPNRARWPGADPAPADLPR
- a CDS encoding flavin reductase family protein, which translates into the protein MIELESVTGDPVQLRRAYGCFPSGVTAVCAWAGGVPVGIAASSFTSVSVDPPLVSLCVQNSSTTWPRLRTAPRLGVSVLGQDQNGAVAWLDCSIHSEVPAGDHAIVLLRIHALRAEPDDAPLVFHGSRFRQLAAV
- the ribB gene encoding 3,4-dihydroxy-2-butanone-4-phosphate synthase, with translation MDPIEYALAELARGRPVVVADGEDRENEGDLIVAADRVTTETMAFIVRHSSGFVCVALPDAECARLALPPMYHSNNDHFGTAYRVTVDAASGVSTGISARDRARTARVLADPATRPGDLTRPGHVVPLAARPGGVLERPGHTEAAVDLARLAGLRPAGVLCEVVSERDPSRMARRPELAAFAAEHGLALITIDSLVAFRRATEAAAERVVGVRLPTGSGVLRTVGYRGLPDGAEHVALVAGASDGRDIPVHVHVECVPGDVFGSNGCDCAARLDAAVREVTAARRGIVVYLRPRVGDPLRGLFDERHRVGCGPAELAVAASILTDLGVTSLRHLQNPVAVRGGLDAAFAAAVRREAAEAPGAVA
- a CDS encoding LLM class flavin-dependent oxidoreductase — its product is MKFSLMQTGVIGRRHELEAGMAGQRPELYQRFLEEMRGYIRLADELGYDAYCSPEHHLQIEGFEITNHPGMLGAYVGLHAKRLKAGLLGYVLPTHNPVRVAEEIATLDHMLQGRLIVGFTRGYHARWVDAYASFRGVGATNVQHAKAKNEQDAINREIFEESVQIVKQAWENSTFSHKGKYWEYPPAGGSAGHPGYAEFGAGQDENGIVREIGIAPRPFTNPHPKVYGAFAYSMRTVDMWAREGGKQIVFANDLDFCEALWKRYAETARKAGRDVPREEIGAWGGFLILTDSKEEAQALEAEHRWFWEKWFIPHGQQFPNVLIGTPDDISRQIEQAHDRLGFTECFLMFGQGHLEPGRQNEELVRFAEEVAPRFATKDPDGTLA
- a CDS encoding LLM class flavin-dependent oxidoreductase; translation: MKCGIFHVPYMKPSRSPREVFDYSVLIAREADQAGFADFMIGEHATQAWESVPNPEIVIGACARETERMRFAPMAHLLGLHNPGSLAIQVGWLSQVLEGRYFLGVGPGAYPRDAILRGQPEDLSEARPRRDEALNIMEKIWARKPFRHEGEFFTAGFPEENEADEAGGEYHMMPDFSPWQGPENLEIAMTALSFGSASMKYCGANNFSPISFFGGLEVGKSHWEKYVEGQLEKGFTPDRMRFRMCRDVVVADTDAEAKRIALEGGLGTCWENYLVPVYKEFKILQGYIDDSGTRIDLADLDMDWIAEHVWICGSPETVTEKLQHMNDAMGGMGQIVVNTHDYSDDPKPWIESMHRIAKEVVPNIKDVTAPVA